The Desulfobulbaceae bacterium genomic interval ATGAATCAGCCAATGGCTATCAGGCGTATCGGCAACTATTTCAATGGCAGAATCGACAACCTGACATCCGATCAGCTCCTCGATTATTTCGTCGAACTCTTGGAAGAACATTCCTGGAGTTCGGTCAAACTTGATTTGTATGGACTCAAGTTTTTCTACACCCAGGCACTCAATAAGTCCTGGACAGACATTCCTTTGGTCAAACCTCCCAAAACATCCAGAATCCCCGACATCCTTACTGGCGATCAACTCCGCAGCCTGTTTGCCTCAACCAACGACTTGAGCTACAGGGTCTTTTCTTTAAACCTTATTCGTTAACCGTTTTTCTTATTAGTTCTTCAGGTAACTCTTCAAATCTCTGTAATAATTTTCATGAGGACCAATCATTATCAATTCGAGACTTTCTCCCATGATGAAACGATAAGAAAGAAGATACATTTGATTTTGCAGATTGAACTTATGAACAAAAACACCTCTCAAATCGCCTT includes:
- a CDS encoding type II toxin-antitoxin system RelE/ParE family toxin, whose translation is MKIFQSRSFEKKVKKFNEKQKYELDIEIKQIIQNPLIGTEKKGDLRGVFVHKFNLQNQMYLLSYRFIMGESLELIMIGPHENYYRDLKSYLKN